Proteins encoded within one genomic window of Cellulomonas xiejunii:
- a CDS encoding DUF2867 domain-containing protein, with the protein MTPPAGTAPPARPPAPGASPAFVSLALRDLPRPDYCDALVVPLPPGAATDPVAWARAVFDVRRGPRWVLALLAVRQVAVRALGVPPAPRDTFVVREVQGEEALLAFDDRHLDFRVGVGVDAQRRLLRVVTAVRLHGWRGRAYFAPVRLAHPVVTRALVRAAVRRSVTR; encoded by the coding sequence ATGACACCACCCGCCGGCACCGCCCCGCCTGCCCGGCCACCCGCACCCGGTGCGTCACCCGCCTTCGTGTCGCTCGCGCTGCGGGACCTGCCACGCCCCGACTACTGCGACGCCCTCGTCGTGCCGTTGCCGCCCGGTGCGGCCACCGACCCGGTGGCGTGGGCGCGAGCCGTCTTCGACGTGCGGCGGGGCCCGCGCTGGGTGCTCGCGCTGCTCGCCGTGCGCCAGGTCGCGGTCCGGGCGCTCGGCGTGCCACCCGCGCCCCGCGACACGTTCGTGGTGCGTGAGGTGCAGGGCGAGGAGGCGCTGCTCGCGTTCGACGACCGCCACCTGGACTTCCGGGTCGGCGTGGGCGTCGACGCGCAGCGCCGCCTGCTGCGCGTCGTCACGGCCGTCCGGCTGCACGGCTGGCGCGGTCGCGCCTACTTCGCCCCCGTCCGGCTCGCGCACCCCGTCGTGACGCGGGCGCTCGTGCGCGCGGCCGTGCGCCGGTCGGTGACCCGGTGA
- the xylB gene encoding xylulokinase has protein sequence MTLVAGVDSSTQSCKVVVRDAQTGALVRQGRAKHPEGTEVHPHHWWDALQTAIADAGGLDDVEAISVGGQQHGMVVLDADGEVIREALLWNDTRSAQAARDLISELGDGDAAAGAQAWADAIGSVPVASLTVTKLRWLRDNEPENAARVAAVALPHDWLTWKLAGGMAEVGFDGLVTDRSDASGTGYWSPFSEDYRTDLLERALGSVPRLPRVLAANEAGPVAPAFAKKPVLGPGAGDNAAAALALGLLPGDVAVSLGTSGVVSAIASSPIADGTGLVTGFADATGSYLPLAVTLNASRVLDAACRMLGVDHPGLSQLALSAPAGADGLVHIPYLEGERTPNKPHSTGALHGMRLANTTPAHVARAAVEGMLCSLADGIDAMRAVGVPVERVFLIGGGAQSQAVRQIIPSIMGVDVQVPTPGEYVADGAARQAAWVLSGADTPPAWSASTGAEVMTGEPTPVVREQYAAARDLTVDRPA, from the coding sequence ATGACGCTCGTGGCAGGTGTGGACTCGTCCACGCAGTCGTGCAAGGTGGTCGTGCGGGACGCGCAGACCGGTGCGCTGGTCCGGCAGGGCCGCGCGAAGCACCCGGAGGGCACCGAGGTGCACCCGCACCACTGGTGGGACGCGCTGCAGACGGCCATCGCGGACGCGGGCGGTCTCGACGACGTCGAGGCGATCAGCGTCGGCGGGCAGCAGCACGGCATGGTCGTGCTCGACGCGGACGGCGAGGTCATCCGCGAGGCGCTGCTGTGGAACGACACGCGCTCTGCCCAGGCCGCGCGCGACCTGATCTCCGAGCTCGGTGACGGTGACGCCGCAGCCGGCGCGCAGGCGTGGGCCGACGCGATCGGGTCCGTGCCCGTCGCCTCGCTCACCGTGACCAAGCTGCGGTGGCTGCGCGACAACGAGCCGGAGAACGCCGCACGTGTCGCCGCAGTCGCACTCCCCCACGACTGGCTGACGTGGAAGCTCGCCGGCGGCATGGCCGAGGTCGGGTTCGACGGGCTCGTGACCGACCGGTCCGACGCGTCGGGCACCGGGTACTGGTCGCCGTTCAGCGAGGACTACCGCACCGACCTGCTCGAGCGCGCGCTCGGGAGCGTGCCGCGCCTGCCGCGCGTGCTCGCGGCCAACGAGGCCGGCCCCGTCGCGCCCGCGTTCGCGAAGAAGCCGGTCCTGGGCCCGGGCGCCGGCGACAACGCCGCTGCGGCCCTGGCGCTCGGCCTGCTGCCGGGTGACGTCGCGGTGTCGCTCGGCACCTCGGGCGTGGTCTCGGCCATCGCGTCCTCGCCGATCGCGGACGGCACCGGCCTCGTCACCGGCTTCGCCGACGCGACCGGCTCCTACCTGCCGCTCGCGGTCACGCTCAACGCGTCACGCGTGCTGGACGCGGCCTGCCGGATGCTCGGCGTCGACCACCCGGGGCTCTCGCAGCTCGCGCTGTCGGCCCCCGCAGGTGCCGACGGGCTCGTGCACATCCCCTACCTCGAGGGCGAGCGCACCCCCAACAAGCCGCACTCCACCGGTGCCCTGCACGGCATGCGCCTGGCCAACACGACGCCTGCGCACGTCGCGCGCGCCGCGGTCGAGGGCATGCTGTGCTCGCTCGCCGACGGCATCGACGCGATGCGCGCCGTGGGCGTGCCCGTCGAGCGCGTGTTCCTCATCGGTGGTGGCGCCCAGTCGCAGGCCGTGCGCCAGATCATCCCGTCGATCATGGGGGTCGACGTGCAGGTGCCGACGCCCGGCGAGTACGTCGCCGACGGCGCCGCGCGCCAGGCGGCCTGGGTGCTCTCGGGTGCGGACACGCCCCCGGCGTGGTCGGCGTCCACGGGCGCCGAGGTCATGACCGGCGAGCCGACGCCCGTCGTGCGCGAGCAGTACGCGGCGGCCCGCGACCTCACGGTCGACCGCCCGGCCTGA
- a CDS encoding lactonase family protein, whose protein sequence is MSAATDLWIGTFPHAGIGTAAGLGEGVWRVGLDETTGALGEPRLVVETPAPTFVATHPGGRWLYAVGESDPGSVTAFEVDDDGGLTAHATVTSGGVAPCHLLVVDDTLYVANYVDGVLGVVPLTTDGAFAPDVVASGRPAQTFGHAGTGPDTDRQEGPHAHFVALTPDGRHVLVADLGTDELRRYARGVDGLLTPDGVAATLAPGTGPRHVAFAADGANLYVVGELDASVHVLLWDAASATGTVLQRVPAVPEGQPADGVRRSPSHVLLDGDRLLLGVRALGLRGPDVLSVFDVHADGSLGAPRTQPLSGPTPRHLAVVHGWTVVALQDAHALVVHDPHGAQVSRVELPSPACVVQVAPR, encoded by the coding sequence GTGAGCGCTGCGACAGACCTGTGGATCGGCACCTTTCCGCACGCCGGCATCGGCACCGCGGCCGGGCTGGGCGAGGGGGTGTGGCGCGTCGGCCTCGACGAGACGACCGGCGCCCTGGGCGAGCCGCGGCTGGTCGTCGAGACCCCGGCGCCGACGTTCGTCGCGACGCACCCGGGCGGCCGGTGGTTGTACGCCGTGGGGGAGAGCGACCCCGGGTCGGTGACGGCCTTCGAGGTCGACGACGACGGCGGCCTGACCGCGCACGCCACCGTCACGTCCGGCGGCGTGGCGCCCTGCCACCTGCTCGTCGTCGACGACACGCTCTACGTCGCCAACTACGTCGACGGCGTCCTGGGCGTCGTGCCCCTGACGACCGACGGCGCGTTCGCCCCCGACGTCGTCGCCTCCGGCAGGCCGGCGCAGACCTTCGGCCACGCCGGCACCGGCCCGGACACCGATCGCCAGGAAGGGCCGCACGCCCACTTCGTCGCGCTGACGCCCGACGGCCGGCACGTCCTCGTCGCGGACCTCGGCACCGACGAGCTGCGGCGTTACGCGCGCGGCGTCGACGGCCTGCTCACGCCCGACGGCGTCGCCGCGACGCTCGCACCCGGCACCGGCCCGCGGCACGTCGCCTTCGCGGCCGACGGCGCGAACCTGTACGTCGTCGGGGAGCTCGACGCGAGCGTCCACGTGCTGCTCTGGGACGCGGCGTCGGCCACCGGCACGGTGCTGCAGCGCGTCCCCGCGGTGCCCGAGGGCCAGCCCGCCGACGGCGTGCGACGCTCGCCCTCGCACGTCCTGCTCGACGGCGACCGGCTCCTCCTGGGGGTGCGGGCGCTGGGTCTGCGGGGTCCGGACGTCCTCAGCGTGTTCGACGTGCACGCCGACGGCTCCCTCGGCGCTCCGCGGACGCAGCCCCTGAGCGGTCCGACGCCGCGCCACCTCGCGGTCGTGCACGGCTGGACGGTCGTCGCGCTGCAGGACGCCCACGCGCTCGTCGTGCACGACCCGCACGGCGCGCAGGTGTCGCGGGTGGAGCTGCCCTCACCGGCGTGCGTGGTCCAGGTGGCTCCGCGCTGA
- a CDS encoding TetR/AcrR family transcriptional regulator encodes MPRSPRPPRVTRDQWVDAASEAFRRDGLAGVRVEAVARALGVTKGSFYWHFDDRSSLVDAVVERWEAEQTEEVIARTAADGDPVDRLAALFTEVAARAARREGERRLYLEAAGEGVQEAVRRVTARRIEHVAALLVEAGVPADVAQPRAVISLAAAVGTDQLADALPASQHRRSLVAAALEMALAPPRPT; translated from the coding sequence GTGCCCCGGTCACCCCGTCCCCCGCGTGTGACGCGCGACCAGTGGGTCGACGCGGCCTCGGAGGCCTTCCGCAGGGACGGCCTCGCAGGCGTGCGCGTCGAGGCCGTCGCACGCGCGCTCGGCGTCACGAAGGGCTCGTTCTACTGGCACTTCGACGACCGCAGCTCGCTGGTCGACGCGGTGGTCGAGCGCTGGGAGGCCGAGCAGACCGAGGAGGTCATCGCCCGCACCGCCGCCGACGGAGACCCGGTCGACCGCCTCGCGGCGCTGTTCACCGAGGTCGCCGCACGTGCCGCCCGCCGGGAGGGCGAGCGGCGGCTCTACCTCGAGGCCGCGGGCGAGGGCGTCCAGGAGGCGGTACGCCGGGTGACGGCGCGCCGCATCGAGCACGTCGCGGCACTGCTCGTCGAGGCGGGCGTCCCCGCGGACGTCGCGCAGCCTCGCGCCGTGATCTCGCTGGCGGCGGCCGTCGGCACCGACCAGCTCGCCGACGCCCTGCCTGCCTCGCAGCACCGCCGGTCGCTCGTCGCTGCCGCGCTCGAGATGGCGCTCGCTCCGCCGCGTCCGACCTGA
- the xylA gene encoding xylose isomerase, translating to MVRKPTPEDRFSFGLWTVGWNAQDPFGAATRPWLDPVESVHKLAELGASHVTFHDDDVVPFGSSDAEREKILDRFRGALAETGITVEMVTTNTFTHPIFKDGAFTSNDRRVRRYALRKILRNVDLAASLDADTFVMWGGREGAEYDSAKDLYAAHQAYADGIDTVAAYIKEKGYGLRIAIEPKPNEPRGDILLPTIGHALGLIAKLEHGDIVGLNPETGHEQMAGLNYTTGLAQALWADKLFHIDLNGQRGIKYDQDLVFGHGDLFSAFATVDLVENGFPSGGPKYTGPVHFDYKPSRTEDFDGVWASAAANMSTYILLKERAQAFRADPEVQEAMEAAGVFELAKPTLNEGESLEDFLADRSAFEDFDVEGVAKRGYGFVRLNQLAVEHAMGARG from the coding sequence ATGGTTCGCAAGCCCACCCCTGAAGACAGGTTCTCCTTCGGTCTCTGGACCGTCGGATGGAACGCTCAGGACCCGTTCGGTGCCGCCACCCGCCCGTGGCTCGACCCGGTCGAGTCCGTGCACAAGCTCGCCGAGCTCGGCGCCTCGCACGTGACCTTCCACGACGACGACGTCGTCCCGTTCGGCTCCTCGGACGCCGAGCGCGAGAAGATCCTCGACCGCTTCCGCGGCGCGCTGGCCGAGACCGGCATCACGGTCGAGATGGTCACGACCAACACGTTCACGCACCCCATCTTCAAGGACGGCGCGTTCACGTCGAACGACCGTCGCGTGCGCCGCTACGCGCTGCGCAAGATCCTGCGCAACGTCGACCTGGCGGCCTCGCTCGACGCCGACACGTTCGTCATGTGGGGCGGCCGCGAGGGCGCCGAGTACGACTCCGCCAAGGACCTGTACGCCGCGCACCAGGCGTACGCCGACGGCATCGACACCGTCGCGGCGTACATCAAGGAGAAGGGCTACGGCCTGCGCATCGCGATCGAGCCCAAGCCCAACGAGCCCCGCGGCGACATCCTGCTCCCGACGATCGGGCACGCGCTCGGCCTCATCGCCAAGCTCGAGCACGGCGACATCGTCGGCCTCAACCCGGAGACGGGCCACGAGCAGATGGCCGGCCTGAACTACACGACCGGTCTCGCGCAGGCGCTGTGGGCGGACAAGCTGTTCCACATCGACCTCAACGGCCAGCGCGGCATCAAGTACGACCAGGACCTGGTCTTCGGCCACGGCGACCTGTTCTCCGCGTTCGCGACGGTCGACCTCGTCGAGAACGGCTTCCCCAGCGGCGGCCCCAAGTACACCGGCCCGGTGCACTTCGACTACAAGCCCTCGCGCACCGAGGACTTCGACGGCGTGTGGGCCTCGGCCGCCGCCAACATGTCGACCTACATCCTCCTCAAGGAGCGGGCGCAGGCGTTCCGCGCCGACCCCGAGGTCCAGGAGGCCATGGAGGCCGCCGGCGTCTTCGAGCTCGCCAAGCCCACGCTGAACGAGGGCGAGTCGCTCGAGGACTTCCTCGCGGACCGCTCCGCGTTCGAGGACTTCGACGTCGAGGGTGTCGCCAAGCGCGGCTACGGCTTCGTCCGCCTCAACCAGCTCGCGGTCGAGCACGCCATGGGCGCGCGCGGCTGA
- the lysS gene encoding lysine--tRNA ligase — protein sequence MQDPDVAQPAADDVPEQIRVRKAKRERLLEEGVEAYPVSVPRTHTIAQVRETYPDLEPGTETDDVVGVAGRVVFLRNTGRLAFATLQDGAGTRLQAMLSEKEVGADALAAFKADVDLGDHVFVHGRVIASRRGELSVMADEWRMAAKAIRPLPNLYEGTEMSEEARVRQRYVDLIVRPGAREMVRLRSAVVRSLRENFYRRGFLELETPMLQVRPEGAAARQFETHMNAFDMELFLRIAPELFLKRAAVGGVEKVFEINRNFRNEGVDSTHSPEFAMLEAYEAYGDYDTMAALTQDLVQTAALDALGTTVVTLADGTEYDLGGEWTSLTMYGSLSEALGEEITHDTSDEHLLRLLAAAEIELAPSQRNHGKMVEELWEHHVGSTLWAPTFVRDFPVETSPLTRDHRTERGLVEKWDLYVRGMELATAYSELVDPVVQRERFEAQALLAAKGDDEAMRIDEDFLTAMEHAMPPSGGMGMGIDRLLIAMTGHGIRDTIVFPLVKPQV from the coding sequence GTGCAGGACCCTGACGTCGCCCAGCCCGCCGCTGACGACGTCCCCGAGCAGATCCGGGTCCGCAAGGCCAAGCGCGAGCGGTTGCTCGAGGAGGGCGTCGAGGCGTACCCGGTGTCGGTGCCGCGCACGCACACCATCGCGCAGGTGCGCGAGACGTACCCCGACCTCGAGCCCGGCACCGAGACCGACGACGTCGTGGGTGTCGCCGGGCGCGTGGTGTTCCTGCGGAACACGGGCAGGCTCGCGTTCGCGACGCTGCAGGACGGCGCGGGCACGCGGCTGCAGGCGATGCTCAGCGAGAAGGAGGTCGGTGCCGACGCGCTGGCCGCGTTCAAGGCGGACGTCGACCTCGGTGACCACGTCTTCGTGCACGGTCGCGTCATCGCGTCGCGCCGCGGCGAGCTGAGCGTCATGGCTGATGAATGGCGTATGGCGGCCAAGGCCATCCGGCCGTTGCCGAACTTGTACGAGGGCACGGAGATGTCCGAGGAGGCCCGCGTCCGGCAGCGTTATGTCGACCTGATCGTGCGACCGGGAGCGCGCGAGATGGTGCGGCTGCGGTCCGCGGTCGTCCGGTCGCTGCGGGAGAACTTCTACCGGCGTGGATTCCTCGAGCTCGAGACCCCGATGCTTCAGGTCCGTCCGGAGGGTGCGGCCGCGCGGCAGTTCGAGACGCACATGAACGCCTTCGACATGGAGCTGTTCCTGCGGATCGCCCCCGAGCTGTTCCTCAAGCGCGCGGCCGTCGGCGGTGTCGAGAAGGTCTTCGAGATCAACCGCAACTTCCGCAACGAGGGCGTCGACTCGACGCATTCCCCGGAGTTCGCGATGCTCGAGGCGTACGAGGCCTACGGCGACTACGACACGATGGCGGCGCTCACGCAGGACCTCGTGCAAACCGCTGCGCTGGACGCTCTCGGCACGACGGTGGTCACGCTCGCCGACGGCACCGAGTACGACCTGGGCGGTGAGTGGACCTCGCTCACGATGTACGGCTCGCTCTCCGAGGCGCTGGGCGAGGAGATCACGCACGACACGTCCGACGAGCACCTCCTGCGCCTGCTGGCCGCCGCGGAGATCGAGCTGGCGCCCTCGCAGCGCAACCACGGCAAGATGGTCGAGGAGCTGTGGGAGCACCACGTGGGCTCGACGCTGTGGGCGCCGACGTTCGTGCGCGACTTCCCGGTGGAGACGTCGCCGCTGACCCGCGACCACCGCACGGAGCGCGGCCTGGTCGAGAAGTGGGACCTGTACGTCCGCGGCATGGAGCTCGCCACCGCGTACTCCGAGCTCGTCGACCCGGTCGTGCAGCGCGAGCGCTTCGAAGCGCAGGCGCTGCTGGCCGCCAAGGGGGACGACGAGGCGATGCGCATCGACGAGGACTTCCTCACCGCCATGGAGCACGCGATGCCGCCGTCGGGGGGCATGGGCATGGGAATCGACCGCCTGCTCATCGCGATGACCGGTCACGGTATCCGTGACACGATCGTCTTCCCGCTCGTGAAGCCGCAGGTCTGA
- a CDS encoding phosphoglyceromutase → MTYTLVLLRHGESEWNAKNLFTGWVDVPLSEKGVEEAKRGGTLLTDAGVLPDVVHTSLLRRAITTANLALDVADRHWIPVKRSWRLNERHYGALQGKNKKETLEEYGEEQFMLWRRSYDVPPPEIELGSEYSQDADPRYAGEPIPRTEALAQVLERALPYWEAEIVPDLKAGKTVLVAAHGNSIRSIVKYLDDIDEQTIAGINIPTGIPLLYELDEETLRPVKAGGTYLDPEAARAAIAAVANQGR, encoded by the coding sequence ATGACCTACACCCTCGTGCTGCTCCGCCACGGCGAGAGCGAGTGGAACGCCAAGAACCTGTTCACCGGCTGGGTGGACGTGCCCCTGTCCGAGAAGGGCGTCGAGGAGGCCAAGCGTGGCGGCACGCTGCTGACCGACGCGGGCGTGCTGCCGGACGTCGTGCACACGTCGCTGCTGCGCCGCGCGATCACGACCGCCAACCTCGCGCTCGACGTCGCGGACCGTCACTGGATCCCCGTGAAGCGGTCGTGGCGTCTCAACGAGCGCCACTACGGCGCCCTGCAGGGCAAGAACAAGAAGGAGACCCTCGAGGAGTACGGCGAGGAGCAGTTCATGCTCTGGCGCCGTTCGTACGACGTCCCGCCGCCGGAGATCGAGCTGGGCTCCGAGTACTCGCAGGACGCCGACCCCCGCTACGCGGGCGAGCCGATCCCGCGCACCGAGGCGCTCGCGCAGGTCCTCGAGCGGGCGCTGCCGTACTGGGAAGCCGAGATCGTGCCGGACCTCAAGGCCGGCAAGACCGTCCTCGTCGCCGCGCACGGCAACTCGATCCGCTCGATCGTCAAGTACCTCGACGACATCGACGAGCAGACCATCGCCGGCATCAACATCCCCACGGGCATCCCGCTGCTCTACGAGCTGGACGAGGAGACCCTGAGGCCGGTCAAGGCCGGTGGCACCTACCTCGACCCGGAGGCGGCCAGGGCCGCGATCGCCGCGGTCGCCAACCAGGGTCGCTGA
- a CDS encoding glycosyltransferase, which produces MTTDRAPRVAMLSVHTSPLDQPGTGDAGGMNVYVLELAHALAARGARVEVFTRATRSDSPETVVLDGTDAQGRALTADDAREVLLAHDVPPGVTPPVLVHHVPAGPFEALDKNDLPGVLCGMAAGVLRSEAARRPGWYDVVHSHYWLSGQVGAIAAQRWEVPLVHTAHTLAKVKNASLGPGDTAEPSVRVVGEEQVVADADALVASTPVEARELVELYGADPARVHVVEPGVDLDRFRPGPPGARDEARRRLGLPTDRPVVLFAGRVQPLKAPDVLVRAIGALRASGRPVPLLVVLGGPSGRLTAVRELRALAVTLGVDDDVVVRPPAPRDELVAWYRAADLVAMPSRSESFGLVAVEAQASGTPVIAADVGGLRTVVDDDVSGRLVPGHDPRDWADVIADALADDERRARWAVGARKVAERYAWPTAADQVLKVYEIAAEPTR; this is translated from the coding sequence GTGACCACCGACCGAGCGCCGCGCGTCGCCATGCTCTCGGTGCACACCTCCCCGCTCGACCAGCCCGGGACGGGCGATGCCGGGGGCATGAACGTGTACGTCCTGGAGCTCGCGCACGCGCTCGCGGCCCGCGGCGCCCGCGTCGAGGTGTTCACGCGCGCGACGCGGTCCGACTCCCCGGAGACGGTCGTGCTCGACGGCACCGACGCGCAGGGTCGCGCGCTCACCGCCGACGACGCGCGCGAGGTCCTGCTCGCCCACGACGTGCCGCCCGGCGTCACACCCCCCGTGCTCGTGCACCACGTGCCGGCGGGCCCCTTCGAGGCGCTCGACAAGAACGACCTGCCGGGCGTGCTGTGCGGCATGGCCGCCGGTGTCCTGCGGTCCGAGGCCGCGCGCCGCCCCGGGTGGTACGACGTCGTGCACTCGCACTACTGGCTGTCGGGTCAGGTCGGGGCGATCGCAGCGCAGCGGTGGGAGGTGCCGCTCGTGCACACGGCCCACACCCTCGCCAAGGTGAAGAACGCGAGCCTGGGCCCGGGGGACACCGCCGAGCCGAGCGTGCGCGTCGTGGGTGAGGAGCAGGTCGTCGCCGACGCCGACGCGCTGGTCGCCTCGACCCCGGTCGAGGCGCGCGAGCTGGTCGAGCTGTACGGGGCCGACCCCGCGCGGGTCCACGTCGTCGAGCCCGGGGTGGACCTCGACCGGTTCCGTCCCGGCCCTCCGGGAGCGCGCGACGAGGCCCGTCGTCGGCTCGGGCTGCCGACCGACCGGCCCGTGGTGCTGTTCGCCGGCCGCGTCCAGCCGCTCAAGGCGCCGGACGTGCTGGTCCGCGCGATCGGCGCGCTGCGCGCGAGCGGCCGCCCGGTCCCGCTGCTCGTCGTGCTCGGTGGCCCGTCCGGGCGGTTGACCGCGGTGCGCGAGCTGCGTGCCCTGGCGGTCACCCTCGGCGTCGACGACGACGTCGTGGTCCGGCCGCCCGCGCCGCGCGACGAGCTCGTCGCCTGGTACCGCGCGGCCGACCTCGTGGCGATGCCGTCGCGCTCGGAGTCCTTCGGGCTCGTCGCCGTCGAGGCGCAGGCCAGCGGCACGCCCGTGATCGCGGCGGACGTCGGTGGCCTGCGGACGGTCGTCGACGACGACGTCTCCGGCCGCCTGGTGCCGGGCCACGACCCGCGGGACTGGGCCGACGTGATCGCCGACGCCCTCGCGGACGACGAGCGCCGCGCCCGCTGGGCCGTCGGCGCCCGCAAGGTGGCCGAGCGCTACGCGTGGCCCACGGCCGCCGACCAGGTCCTCAAGGTCTACGAGATCGCGGCCGAGCCCACCCGCTGA
- a CDS encoding ROK family protein, translating to MPSTDDGSSAAAQAVVFAAPRGTTTLADNPRTREGRAAERVPDRGRAARQAQMRAHNLSVTLAQVVDAQSPPSRAQIAASTGLARGTVTGLVDLLIESGMVRELDPVVVARAGRPAVPLEPTPGRVAGVGMEVNVDYLGLRAVDLAGGVLVETVERADLRGSEPDAVLDRLANLAAPVLASLAADGVRVAGTALAVPGLVDRITGPLRYAPNLGWRDVDVVGRLAAHPVLADLPPRVANEANLAARAEAHARRGRVAPSFLYVSGEVGVGGALVLDGEIFLGRHGWSGEIGHVVVDGGPDGTRPVSLEQRAGQDAIAQAAGLAPGAPFADVVAALAAGDPRARDAVRGAARWLGLAVATVANVVDVSEVVLGGTFGLVFDEVQDVVREALADRVIFADWSAPSVRRSAAGDYPAMTGGALAVLRTVVSDPTPWFAATS from the coding sequence ATGCCGAGCACGGACGACGGATCGAGCGCTGCCGCGCAGGCCGTCGTGTTCGCGGCGCCCCGGGGTACCACCACTCTCGCCGACAACCCGCGGACACGCGAGGGTCGGGCTGCCGAACGCGTGCCCGACCGCGGACGCGCGGCACGGCAGGCGCAGATGCGCGCCCACAACCTGTCCGTGACGCTCGCGCAGGTCGTCGACGCCCAGTCGCCACCCTCCCGGGCGCAGATCGCCGCGTCGACGGGACTCGCGCGCGGCACGGTCACCGGGTTGGTCGACCTGCTCATCGAGTCCGGCATGGTCCGCGAGCTGGACCCGGTCGTCGTCGCGCGCGCCGGGCGGCCCGCCGTGCCGCTGGAGCCCACGCCCGGTCGTGTCGCCGGCGTCGGCATGGAGGTCAACGTCGACTACCTCGGGCTGCGGGCCGTCGACCTCGCGGGGGGTGTGCTCGTCGAGACGGTCGAGCGTGCGGACCTGCGCGGCAGCGAGCCCGACGCCGTGCTCGACCGGCTCGCGAACCTCGCCGCACCGGTCCTGGCGTCGCTCGCAGCCGACGGTGTGCGCGTCGCCGGCACCGCGCTCGCGGTGCCCGGCCTCGTCGACCGCATCACCGGGCCGTTGCGCTACGCGCCGAACCTCGGGTGGCGCGACGTCGACGTCGTCGGCCGGCTCGCGGCGCACCCCGTCCTGGCGGACCTGCCACCGCGCGTCGCCAACGAGGCGAACCTCGCCGCGCGCGCCGAGGCCCATGCGCGCCGCGGACGGGTCGCACCCTCGTTCCTGTACGTGTCGGGCGAGGTGGGCGTGGGTGGCGCGCTCGTGCTCGACGGCGAGATCTTCCTCGGTCGCCACGGCTGGAGCGGCGAGATCGGGCACGTCGTCGTCGACGGCGGCCCGGACGGCACACGCCCCGTGTCGCTCGAGCAGCGCGCGGGCCAGGACGCCATCGCCCAGGCGGCCGGGCTGGCACCCGGTGCGCCGTTCGCGGACGTCGTCGCGGCCCTGGCTGCCGGTGACCCCCGCGCTCGGGACGCCGTGCGGGGTGCGGCACGGTGGCTCGGGCTGGCCGTCGCGACCGTCGCCAACGTGGTGGACGTCAGCGAGGTCGTGCTCGGCGGGACGTTCGGGCTCGTCTTCGACGAGGTGCAGGACGTCGTCCGCGAGGCGCTGGCCGACCGTGTGATCTTCGCCGACTGGTCCGCCCCGAGCGTCCGCCGCTCGGCCGCAGGGGACTACCCGGCGATGACGGGCGGCGCGCTCGCGGTCCTGCGCACGGTCGTCTCCGACCCGACCCCCTGGTTCGCGGCCACCTCCTGA
- a CDS encoding pyridoxamine 5'-phosphate oxidase family protein: MPQPETDRPAAGRPSLTTEQVWRALARQPFMVVAMVNRHGQGRSVGVTPAVHGDDLWFAASQRDWKVTHLRHQPEVSVTVPVRRGGLLALVAPIPPATVTFPATAQVLPVGDAPDDVRRRLLRGLTEPDAERGDVVMVRLTPHGDFVTYGLGVPLRVMADTERARGRVPVARA; the protein is encoded by the coding sequence ATGCCGCAGCCCGAGACGGACCGGCCGGCGGCAGGCCGCCCTTCGCTGACGACCGAGCAGGTGTGGCGCGCGCTGGCCCGCCAGCCGTTCATGGTCGTCGCGATGGTCAACAGGCACGGGCAGGGCCGCAGCGTCGGCGTCACCCCCGCCGTGCACGGCGACGACCTGTGGTTCGCCGCGTCGCAGAGGGACTGGAAGGTGACCCACCTGCGGCACCAGCCGGAGGTCTCCGTCACGGTCCCGGTCCGCCGTGGCGGGCTGCTCGCGCTGGTCGCGCCGATCCCGCCCGCGACCGTCACCTTCCCCGCGACCGCTCAGGTGCTGCCGGTCGGCGACGCCCCGGACGACGTGCGCCGGCGCCTGCTGCGCGGGCTGACCGAGCCGGACGCCGAGCGCGGGGACGTCGTGATGGTGCGGCTCACGCCCCACGGCGACTTCGTGACCTACGGCCTCGGCGTCCCGCTGCGCGTCATGGCGGACACCGAGCGTGCGCGGGGTCGCGTCCCCGTCGCCCGGGCCTGA
- a CDS encoding histone-like nucleoid-structuring protein Lsr2: protein MAQKVQVLLVDDIDGGSADETVTFGLDGVTYEIDLTADNAAKLRDALAQWVGSARKVSGRSSGRSARSTSSSPRSARSNEAQEIREWAKANGFQVSERGRISAEVKKAYDDAH, encoded by the coding sequence ATGGCACAGAAGGTGCAGGTCCTGCTCGTCGACGACATCGACGGCGGGTCCGCGGACGAGACCGTGACGTTCGGGCTCGACGGCGTGACGTACGAGATCGACCTCACGGCGGACAACGCAGCCAAGCTGCGTGACGCCCTCGCGCAGTGGGTCGGCAGCGCACGCAAGGTGAGCGGCCGGTCCTCCGGTCGCTCGGCACGCTCCACGTCCTCGTCGCCGCGCTCCGCGCGCTCGAACGAGGCGCAGGAGATCCGCGAGTGGGCCAAGGCCAACGGGTTCCAGGTCTCCGAGCGGGGTCGCATCTCGGCGGAGGTCAAGAAGGCGTACGACGACGCTCACTGA